From the Companilactobacillus ginsenosidimutans genome, the window ACAGCTTCAATTCATACAATGGATGAAAAGCTTGCTACAGAATTTGGCGTTAAGATGCTTGCCAGTCGTGTGTTAGTAAATACACCTTCAGCCATTGGTGGTATCGGTAACCTCTATAATGAAATGATTCCTTCATTAACATTAGGAACAGGTTCATGGGGTAAGAATTCGATTTCCCACAACGTTTCATCATTTGATCTTTTGAACATCAAAACAATTGCTAGACGGAGAAATAACATGCAGTGGATCAAACAACCGAAAGTATACTTTGAAAAAACTTCAGTACGTTATCTTGAAGATATGGAGGGTATCAATCGTGCGATGATCGTCTGCGATCCAACAATGGTTCAACTAGGATATGTTGATACAGTCGTTGATGAGTTGAAACGTAGAAAACATCCAGTTGAATACACATTGTTCTCAGATGTTGAGTACGTAACATCGACTGACATGGTTGGCCGTGGTGTTACTCAAATGAACATTTTCAAACCTGATACAATTATTGCTTTAGGTGGTGGTTCAACTATGAACGCTGCCAAAGATATGTGGTTATTCTACGAGCATCCAGATGTTGATTTATTCGGTGCTGAACAAGGATTTATCGATATTAGAAAGCGTACTTACAAGTTCCCTAAGCCAGAAAAAGCTCAATTTGTTGCTATTCCAACAACATATGGTACTGGTTCAGAAGTAACACCATTCTCAAACATCACTGACAACAGAACAGATGTTAAGTATCCAATTGCTGACTATGCTTTGACACCAGACGTTGCAATCATCGATTCACAATTTGTTGAGTCAATGCCAAAAAACATTGTCGCAATTGCTGGACTTGAAGTTTTGAACAATGCGGTTGAATCATTCGTCTCAAATATGGCTTCAGATTATACACGTCCATATGCTATGCAAGCTTTGAAACTAGTTGTAGATAACTTGAAGAAAGCCTATGACGGCGACGTTGATGCTCAAGCAGAATTGCACAATGCATCAACATTAGCAGGGATGTCATTCGCCAATGCCTTTGCCGGAATTGGACACTCATTAGCAGATGTCTTATACAACGAATTTGGTCTCTCACATGGTTTAGGCGTTATCATTTCACTTCCACAAGTAATCAGATATAACTTCAAGCAACCAACAAAGATTGCGATGTGGCCAAAATATGAGCACTTCAGAGCTGATGAAGATTATGCTTCACTAGCTAAGTACATTGGACTCCAAGGTACAAGTAATGAAGAATTAAAAGAGGCTTTGATTAAAGAAATTGTTGATTTGGCTCACTCAGTTAACATCAAACTTAGTTTGAAAGACCACGGAGTAGATAAGAAACAATTCGATAACAAAGTTGATGAACTATCAGAATTAGCCTTTGGAGATCAATTCTCATTTGCTAATCCAAAAGAACCGCTAATTGCTGAATTAAAAGATATCCTTGTTGATGAATATTCAGGCAAGAATGTCGAAAAATAAACGTAATTCCGAATACGTTTGGTAAAAATATATTATTTTGTAAAAAAAGTATCCTCTGATTTTTTCAGGGGATACTTTTTTGCTATAGAAACCAGTCACGAACAGTATCACTAACTGTCTTCTGGAATTTACTAAACCAAGTGGGGTTGGTAGTTTTAATTTTTTCGTACAGGTCATTATTGATTTTGGTGAATATCGAGATGAGTTGATCTAATTCTTCATCACTCAAGTTCTGGATATATTCGGGAATTTCAGCAGTCTGAGAACTGGCATTTTCTCGTCCAGATTCAGTTAATTTAATAATGGAAACTCGACGATCTTCTTTGGATTTTTCTTTAGTGACGAATCCTTTTTTGACGAGTTTTCCGACGAATTCAGCAGTAGATTGAGCAGTTAGATTTAGCCTACTGGCGAGTTCTTTTTGAGAAAGTCCATCTTCTTGTGACAGGGCAAGCAAAATTTTTCCTTGTCCTTTAAAGAGTGGTTGATTATCTTCATAGTCGGAATGTCCCAGTCGTGTGACATCGTTAGCAATATGACGTACCATATCGAATTCAATAAGTTTTTCGGCAGCTTGTTTTTGTTTTGATAAATTTGGCATTAGATTAGCCTCCATAAATCATTATACTGATACTTTTTAAAAAATAAAGGACAGGGTACTTGATTAATTAAACAGGTACCCTTATAATCGAAATTAATCAGGTAGCCTGATTAAAAACAATCGAGATATAGAGGCATTACTAATGGAAAATA encodes:
- the adhE gene encoding bifunctional acetaldehyde-CoA/alcohol dehydrogenase translates to MLKDTKKVTDEEDVATTIDAMVAKAHNALDIMDNFTQKQVDHIVHQMAIAGLNASMRLAKLAYEETGRGVTEDKVIKNMFATEEIWHSIKRDKTVGIIEDDKEHRLIKVAEPLGVLAGVTPVTNPTSTTMFKSLIAVKTRNPIIFGFHPQAQNCSVAAGKVMYEAAIKAGAPEGIIQWIDKPSIEATSYLINNEGIASVLATGGPGMVKAAYSTGKPALGVGPGNGPAYIEKTANIRRAVNDIVLSKTFDNGMVCASENSAIVDKEIYSDVKQELEKMHVFFLKKADYKALAETMFRPQGGVKGPIAGASALKIAKLAGIKVPEDTKVLAVELTKIGDDEPLSSEKLSPVISIYRSTSHEDAFKKADALLHHGGLGHTASIHTMDEKLATEFGVKMLASRVLVNTPSAIGGIGNLYNEMIPSLTLGTGSWGKNSISHNVSSFDLLNIKTIARRRNNMQWIKQPKVYFEKTSVRYLEDMEGINRAMIVCDPTMVQLGYVDTVVDELKRRKHPVEYTLFSDVEYVTSTDMVGRGVTQMNIFKPDTIIALGGGSTMNAAKDMWLFYEHPDVDLFGAEQGFIDIRKRTYKFPKPEKAQFVAIPTTYGTGSEVTPFSNITDNRTDVKYPIADYALTPDVAIIDSQFVESMPKNIVAIAGLEVLNNAVESFVSNMASDYTRPYAMQALKLVVDNLKKAYDGDVDAQAELHNASTLAGMSFANAFAGIGHSLADVLYNEFGLSHGLGVIISLPQVIRYNFKQPTKIAMWPKYEHFRADEDYASLAKYIGLQGTSNEELKEALIKEIVDLAHSVNIKLSLKDHGVDKKQFDNKVDELSELAFGDQFSFANPKEPLIAELKDILVDEYSGKNVEK
- a CDS encoding MarR family winged helix-turn-helix transcriptional regulator, translated to MPNLSKQKQAAEKLIEFDMVRHIANDVTRLGHSDYEDNQPLFKGQGKILLALSQEDGLSQKELASRLNLTAQSTAEFVGKLVKKGFVTKEKSKEDRRVSIIKLTESGRENASSQTAEIPEYIQNLSDEELDQLISIFTKINNDLYEKIKTTNPTWFSKFQKTVSDTVRDWFL